In Brevibacillus brevis NBRC 100599, a single genomic region encodes these proteins:
- a CDS encoding amino acid ABC transporter ATP-binding protein gives MISFHQVNKHYGSFHVLKNINLHINQGEVVVVIGPSGSGKSTMVRCINRLETVTDGELVVDGVKVNGKNTDINKLRRDIGMVFQHFNLYPHKTVLQNITLAPTKVLGVSQKEAEETALYYLEKVGIPEKAEMFPTQLSGGQQQRVAIARGLAMRPKIMLFDEPTSALDPETIGEVLDVMKKLAKEGMTMVVVTHEMGFAREVADRIVFMDQGTILEDSTPEEFFASPREERARLFLSRILNH, from the coding sequence TTGATTAGTTTTCATCAAGTAAATAAACATTACGGAAGCTTTCATGTCCTCAAGAACATCAACCTGCATATCAACCAGGGAGAAGTCGTCGTGGTCATTGGCCCGTCAGGATCGGGTAAAAGCACGATGGTTCGTTGCATCAACAGATTGGAAACGGTTACAGACGGAGAGCTAGTGGTAGACGGGGTGAAAGTGAACGGTAAAAACACCGATATCAACAAGCTGCGTCGGGACATCGGCATGGTGTTCCAGCACTTCAATCTATACCCGCATAAGACCGTACTGCAAAACATTACGCTGGCACCAACCAAGGTACTGGGCGTATCGCAGAAGGAAGCCGAAGAAACAGCTCTCTACTATTTGGAAAAGGTAGGGATTCCGGAAAAGGCGGAAATGTTCCCAACGCAACTATCTGGCGGTCAACAGCAACGCGTAGCAATTGCGCGTGGACTGGCCATGCGACCAAAAATCATGCTGTTTGACGAACCGACCTCTGCACTGGACCCCGAGACAATCGGAGAAGTGCTCGATGTCATGAAGAAGCTGGCGAAGGAAGGCATGACGATGGTGGTCGTGACGCATGAAATGGGCTTCGCCCGCGAAGTCGCAGATCGCATCGTGTTTATGGATCAGGGCACGATTCTCGAAGATTCGACACCAGAGGAGTTTTTCGCAAGTCCGCGTGAAGAACGTGCGCGTTTGTTCTTGAGTCGGATTTTGAATCACTAA
- a CDS encoding transporter substrate-binding domain-containing protein: MKANKLWKKVAGMGLVLMLSATALAGCGGGSTTEGGAKGTPAAAGTGTLAKIKERDKFVVGVKYDLNLFGLKDPATGNVEGFDIDIAKAIAKKVLGDENKIELKEVTSKTRIPMLKNGEIDAIIATMTITEDRKKEVDFSDVYFLAGQSFLVKKDSPINGLKDMQKGMKIVTAKGSTSAKNIRASAPDVEVLEFENYAEAFTALKAGQGDALTTDNALLYGMAKQDPNYRVTEETFTEEPYGIAISKGDAEFVKTVNDLLKEMKENGEYDKIYEKWIGTKPKK; the protein is encoded by the coding sequence ATGAAAGCAAACAAGCTGTGGAAAAAGGTAGCAGGTATGGGTCTCGTTCTGATGCTGAGCGCAACTGCGTTGGCAGGCTGTGGTGGGGGTAGTACAACAGAAGGCGGCGCAAAAGGTACACCAGCTGCAGCAGGTACAGGCACATTGGCAAAAATCAAAGAAAGAGACAAATTCGTAGTCGGAGTGAAGTACGACCTGAATTTGTTCGGCTTGAAAGACCCGGCAACCGGAAATGTAGAAGGCTTCGATATCGATATTGCGAAAGCGATCGCAAAGAAAGTACTCGGGGACGAAAACAAAATTGAGCTGAAGGAAGTAACCTCCAAAACGCGTATTCCGATGCTGAAAAACGGAGAAATTGACGCGATCATCGCAACGATGACCATTACAGAAGACCGTAAAAAAGAAGTAGACTTCTCTGATGTGTACTTCCTGGCAGGTCAATCTTTCTTGGTGAAAAAGGACAGCCCAATCAACGGTCTGAAAGACATGCAAAAAGGCATGAAAATCGTGACCGCAAAAGGTTCTACTTCTGCGAAAAACATCAGAGCGAGTGCTCCTGACGTAGAAGTACTGGAATTCGAAAACTACGCGGAAGCCTTCACAGCACTCAAAGCTGGTCAAGGTGACGCGCTGACAACTGATAACGCTCTCCTGTACGGCATGGCGAAGCAAGATCCGAACTACCGTGTAACAGAAGAGACCTTCACGGAAGAGCCATACGGTATTGCAATCAGCAAGGGTGACGCTGAATTCGTGAAAACCGTGAACGATCTGCTGAAAGAAATGAAAGAAAACGGTGAATACGACAAGATTTACGAAAAATGGATCGGAACAAAACCTAAAAAATAA
- a CDS encoding amino acid ABC transporter permease translates to MIDFSILFDHMDMYLKGFWNTLQASLLALVGSFVLGTLFAIFRISPIRPLKWIATAYIEFVRNIPLILVVFLFFVGLPAIGIILEPFIAGTLGLTVYTAAFIAETIRAGIQAIPKGQTEAARSSGLTYGQTMRYIILPQAIKVVIPPMGNQFINLVKNSSVLGVIAGLDLMYYGDLISADTFVTFDVYIFVAVFYLILTLPLSAFVSYLERRLAGSR, encoded by the coding sequence ATGATCGATTTTTCTATCTTGTTTGATCACATGGATATGTATCTCAAAGGCTTTTGGAACACCTTGCAGGCGAGCCTGCTTGCTCTCGTTGGGAGCTTTGTACTGGGGACGCTCTTTGCGATCTTTCGGATTTCTCCCATTCGACCACTCAAGTGGATCGCTACGGCATACATCGAGTTTGTGCGTAATATCCCGTTGATTCTCGTTGTTTTCCTCTTTTTTGTGGGCTTGCCGGCCATTGGTATCATACTGGAGCCTTTTATTGCAGGTACGCTTGGTTTGACAGTGTATACCGCAGCATTTATCGCGGAGACGATACGTGCAGGCATTCAGGCGATTCCAAAAGGACAGACAGAAGCCGCTCGTTCCTCGGGATTGACGTACGGACAAACGATGCGCTATATCATTTTGCCACAAGCGATCAAGGTCGTGATCCCGCCGATGGGCAACCAGTTTATCAATCTCGTAAAAAACTCCTCGGTATTAGGTGTGATTGCAGGTCTTGACCTGATGTACTATGGAGATCTGATTTCCGCTGATACGTTTGTTACCTTTGATGTGTACATCTTTGTAGCTGTTTTCTATCTGATTCTGACCCTTCCGTTGAGCGCGTTCGTCAGTTATTTGGAGCGACGCTTGGCTGGAAGCCGCTAA
- a CDS encoding amino acid ABC transporter permease: MDFTGAYAPSHLTFLLEGFLVTLQVAFLSIVFSFTIAIIVGVLRYAKIPGVSQVLGTIVELIRNLPLLLIIFFTYFALPEVGIKLDKFWAAVLALVIFEAAMLSEIVRSGLTSVEKGQIEAARSSGLNYVQTLWHVVLPQALRRMVPPIVSQFISLLKDTSLAVVIALPELMNHAQIINGRNVNYVIPTFLMVAVMYFVVNYALSVVSKRLENKHA, translated from the coding sequence ATGGACTTTACCGGAGCATATGCGCCCAGTCATTTGACCTTCCTGCTCGAAGGCTTTTTGGTCACTTTGCAGGTCGCTTTCTTGTCAATTGTCTTCAGCTTTACGATTGCGATTATCGTAGGGGTTTTGCGTTACGCAAAAATTCCTGGAGTCTCACAAGTTCTCGGGACAATCGTAGAGCTGATTCGCAATTTGCCGCTCTTGTTGATTATTTTCTTTACGTATTTTGCTCTCCCGGAAGTGGGAATCAAGCTGGACAAGTTTTGGGCAGCTGTTCTGGCGTTGGTTATTTTCGAAGCAGCGATGTTATCGGAAATCGTGCGAAGCGGTTTAACTTCGGTCGAAAAAGGACAGATTGAAGCTGCACGTTCCTCAGGTCTGAATTATGTCCAGACACTGTGGCATGTTGTCCTTCCACAGGCTCTCAGAAGGATGGTTCCGCCGATTGTGAGCCAATTCATTTCGCTCTTGAAGGATACATCGCTGGCTGTCGTAATCGCTTTGCCAGAGCTGATGAACCATGCGCAAATCATCAACGGACGCAATGTTAACTATGTTATTCCGACCTTCTTGATGGTGGCAGTGATGTACTTTGTCGTCAACTACGCGCTGTCAGTCGTCTCCAAGCGACTGGAAAATAAGCATGCGTAA
- a CDS encoding sensor histidine kinase produces MRERLLILFIIMLATAFFGEMKVNPVGGSFRFSLGIAAFFFGLLWFSSVPVLLTGFFTGTFIFGFRVGMDVFFAYRPYMESVAAHLPSAFYYFSFTVLFYLLRARRYREFPLWLGLIGASIDFISNVVEIQVRQYFTDFPPITWQSFLMLLFFGVLRSFFAVGLYNSFSIRQLRAVGEVRQQELERLRMINTELYEEAFYLRKSMTHLEEITRESYQLYRRLLTSEHAESPTALAIAENVHEVKKDSQRMLAGISKLINQEGLAPQLPIKELCELVARANQKYAEMLGKDIQIEWSCHINLSTSQIYALLSVLNNLVANAVEAIPMSGRIELNVKLIHRHLVFSVLDSGPGIPLEEQEWVFQPGYTTKYDEKGNASTGIGLTHARGIVQSLQGSLRILPDQKQMTHLEVQIPTDQLLGKEGV; encoded by the coding sequence ATGCGAGAACGCCTTTTGATCCTGTTTATTATCATGCTGGCAACTGCTTTTTTTGGAGAGATGAAGGTAAACCCCGTAGGAGGGTCTTTTCGTTTTTCCTTGGGCATCGCTGCTTTCTTTTTCGGATTGCTGTGGTTTTCGTCCGTACCTGTATTGCTGACGGGTTTTTTTACAGGGACGTTTATCTTCGGATTTCGCGTCGGTATGGATGTCTTTTTTGCGTACCGTCCATACATGGAGAGTGTGGCTGCTCATCTTCCCTCCGCCTTTTACTATTTCAGCTTTACGGTTCTGTTTTATTTGCTCCGTGCGCGAAGGTATCGCGAGTTTCCTCTATGGTTAGGGCTGATAGGTGCATCTATTGATTTCATCTCCAATGTGGTAGAGATCCAAGTACGACAGTATTTCACTGATTTTCCGCCGATCACTTGGCAGAGCTTTTTGATGCTTCTCTTCTTTGGGGTCTTGCGTAGCTTTTTTGCTGTTGGTTTGTACAACAGCTTTTCGATCAGGCAGTTGCGGGCAGTGGGAGAGGTGCGTCAGCAAGAGCTGGAGCGTCTGCGGATGATCAATACGGAGCTGTATGAGGAAGCCTTTTACTTGCGCAAATCAATGACGCATTTGGAGGAAATCACGCGTGAGAGCTACCAGCTCTACAGGCGTCTGCTCACCTCGGAGCATGCGGAATCCCCGACGGCCTTGGCGATTGCCGAGAATGTACATGAAGTAAAAAAAGATTCGCAGCGGATGCTGGCGGGGATTTCCAAGCTAATCAATCAGGAGGGACTAGCACCACAGCTGCCGATCAAAGAGCTGTGTGAGCTGGTTGCTCGGGCGAATCAGAAGTACGCAGAGATGTTGGGTAAGGATATTCAAATCGAGTGGAGCTGTCACATCAACCTGTCTACCAGCCAAATCTATGCGCTGCTCTCCGTGCTAAATAACCTGGTAGCCAATGCAGTAGAGGCGATTCCCATGTCGGGACGGATTGAGCTGAATGTGAAGCTGATTCATCGTCATCTGGTGTTCAGTGTACTTGACAGTGGTCCGGGAATCCCGCTGGAAGAGCAGGAATGGGTGTTTCAGCCCGGGTATACGACGAAATACGATGAAAAGGGAAATGCATCTACCGGAATTGGACTGACGCATGCCCGAGGAATTGTCCAAAGCCTACAAGGAAGCTTACGTATTTTACCTGATCAAAAGCAAATGACACACTTAGAAGTGCAAATTCCGACTGACCAATTGCTCGGAAAGGAGGGAGTGTAA
- a CDS encoding response regulator, with protein MIRFFLIEDDAVVRRMLERIIQDSGLGEIVGQASDGSHVSIDLLYGVDVILIDLLMPGLDGIQTIKKLQADGFAGRFIMVSQVENKEMIGEAYLQGIDTFIQKPINRLEVMAVLKRVSDYLTLEASLQTIRKSLQILDVKAKEPHTSGLKSQSSDQDMLAQKARKLLLQLGIAGEAGAPDLLLIMEWLVQDERQGDKLHELQLKELYTQILLKVHASLNEHGITKEVRAMEQRIRRMVLQAFTHLSSLGLTDYANPTFEHFAPRLFDFQEIRQRMQELEAGEKTTKCRISVKKFLSVFYMEAKAL; from the coding sequence ATGATACGTTTCTTTTTAATTGAAGATGATGCCGTAGTGCGCCGCATGCTCGAACGGATTATTCAAGACAGCGGGTTGGGTGAAATTGTAGGACAAGCCAGCGACGGCAGTCACGTTTCGATTGATCTACTGTATGGGGTCGATGTCATTTTGATCGACTTGTTGATGCCGGGACTCGATGGCATCCAAACAATCAAAAAGTTGCAGGCAGATGGCTTCGCGGGCCGCTTCATTATGGTGTCACAGGTGGAGAACAAGGAAATGATCGGGGAGGCTTATTTGCAAGGAATTGATACCTTTATTCAAAAGCCGATCAACCGCCTTGAAGTCATGGCTGTGCTAAAGCGGGTATCGGATTACTTGACGCTGGAAGCCTCTCTGCAAACCATCCGCAAATCCTTGCAAATCTTGGATGTCAAAGCAAAAGAACCACATACCAGCGGCTTGAAAAGTCAGTCATCCGATCAGGATATGCTGGCACAAAAAGCGAGAAAGCTACTGTTGCAGCTAGGGATCGCAGGTGAGGCGGGGGCTCCCGATCTGCTATTGATCATGGAATGGCTCGTACAGGATGAGCGGCAAGGAGACAAGCTGCACGAATTGCAGCTCAAGGAACTGTACACACAAATTCTGCTGAAGGTGCATGCCAGCCTGAATGAGCATGGAATTACCAAAGAGGTGCGTGCCATGGAACAACGGATTCGCCGGATGGTCCTGCAAGCCTTTACGCATCTTTCCTCATTGGGGTTGACCGACTATGCCAACCCGACCTTTGAACACTTTGCACCACGACTGTTTGACTTTCAAGAAATTCGCCAACGGATGCAAGAGCTGGAGGCGGGCGAAAAAACGACGAAGTGCCGGATTAGTGTGAAAAAGTTTTTATCGGTCTTTTATATGGAAGCGAAGGCGCTATAA
- a CDS encoding ABC transporter ATP-binding protein, which translates to MNTLGLTIDQVTKEINGKTIVHPFSMNIPPGQVVALCGGNGAGKSTILRMLVGILPPSSGTIQLNGLNWNDNRVEYLQEIGYMPDHFTFSAGLTAKETLEFYASLRNRTAEEADRLLKMVGLHEVRNKRVSQFSKGMQQRLLFAQAILAKPALVVLDEPTNGLDPYWMDAFVDLVREVKLAGQSVLFTTHQLQVADAVADRAIFLMNGKIVRDGSIKEYQQQYGAIGLYGAFSELVNQAKA; encoded by the coding sequence ATGAATACGTTAGGACTTACCATCGACCAGGTCACTAAGGAAATCAATGGGAAAACAATCGTCCACCCATTCAGTATGAACATTCCACCCGGCCAAGTCGTCGCCCTATGCGGCGGGAACGGCGCAGGGAAAAGTACGATTCTGCGGATGCTGGTCGGTATTCTCCCGCCTTCTTCGGGAACCATTCAGCTCAACGGGTTAAACTGGAACGATAATCGCGTAGAGTATCTTCAAGAAATCGGTTATATGCCGGATCACTTTACGTTTTCTGCCGGACTTACCGCGAAAGAAACGCTCGAGTTTTACGCTTCCCTGCGCAATCGCACCGCCGAAGAGGCGGATCGGCTACTGAAAATGGTGGGACTGCATGAAGTGAGAAACAAACGAGTGTCTCAGTTCTCCAAAGGCATGCAGCAGCGTCTCTTGTTTGCCCAAGCGATATTGGCAAAGCCTGCACTCGTCGTTCTCGATGAACCGACCAACGGACTCGATCCGTATTGGATGGATGCATTTGTCGATCTCGTGCGGGAAGTAAAGCTAGCGGGTCAATCCGTTCTCTTTACGACACACCAGTTGCAGGTGGCAGATGCGGTAGCGGATCGGGCAATTTTCTTGATGAATGGGAAAATCGTGCGTGATGGGTCGATAAAGGAGTACCAGCAGCAGTATGGGGCAATTGGTTTGTATGGTGCTTTTTCCGAGCTTGTGAATCAGGCAAAGGCATGA
- a CDS encoding ABC transporter permease → MHINLIAKREVKVGFRNPWSYSFMALFSLFSLGLLIIQSQSYMKGYTYTTGTMLNLILYLLPLMTMLLSSFSLTAEKEEGSWQLLSTYSMTTFSFLVGKYLGQALVLVAIVSFGYGLSGVAGMLLGKSFAFSTLLFLLAFSICLILLFLGIAMLIGAISKNRWQALTMGVSIWFFYILAWPTLLISVLSFVPYTWIKPLLQLATFLNPAEFVRIFSVARLGGGSIFGPEYYKWVYWADSPLGDLIFVTLSLLWISATLFIAIRVWERR, encoded by the coding sequence TTGCACATCAATCTGATTGCCAAACGAGAAGTGAAGGTAGGCTTTCGCAATCCATGGTCCTACTCGTTTATGGCTCTGTTCTCCCTGTTTAGTTTGGGGCTCTTGATTATCCAATCGCAGTCCTACATGAAGGGTTATACGTATACGACAGGTACCATGCTGAATCTGATTTTGTATTTGCTGCCACTGATGACAATGCTTCTCTCCTCTTTTTCCTTGACGGCGGAAAAAGAAGAGGGTAGCTGGCAGCTCCTCTCTACCTACTCCATGACGACCTTTTCGTTTTTGGTGGGGAAATATTTGGGACAAGCACTCGTGTTAGTTGCGATCGTCAGCTTCGGGTATGGGTTGTCTGGTGTAGCTGGTATGCTGTTAGGAAAAAGCTTTGCATTCTCAACACTTTTGTTTTTGCTTGCCTTTTCCATCTGTCTCATTCTTTTATTTTTGGGAATTGCCATGCTGATTGGCGCCATTAGTAAAAACCGTTGGCAGGCTTTGACGATGGGAGTCAGCATCTGGTTCTTCTATATTCTGGCATGGCCTACTCTTCTCATCTCTGTGCTCAGCTTCGTCCCTTATACATGGATCAAGCCTCTGCTTCAGCTCGCAACGTTTCTCAACCCAGCGGAGTTTGTACGAATCTTTTCCGTTGCCAGATTAGGCGGTGGCTCGATCTTTGGACCTGAATACTACAAATGGGTGTACTGGGCTGATTCTCCACTTGGTGATCTCATCTTTGTCACACTCAGTCTGCTCTGGATCAGTGCGACCTTGTTCATAGCCATCCGGGTATGGGAAAGAAGGTAA
- a CDS encoding nitrous oxide reductase accessory protein NosL, with protein MNKMKKWGTTIGAILGISLLMVGCGSEEPKPVDIAEGVDKCDLCKMHVPNDYNATEIVLKDGKALKFDDLGCMNNWMKENGTDNVAVQFVRDYYTAEWTKAEKATYAYDKDFKTPMTYGIYSFKEKSAADSFVQEQKKGIVMSADELKNHSWENSMSKHMNKDGQSSEGQHHGGHESKPADHGSNSTTPTTHN; from the coding sequence ATGAACAAAATGAAAAAATGGGGTACAACAATCGGAGCAATTCTCGGCATTAGCCTGCTTATGGTCGGCTGCGGAAGCGAAGAGCCGAAACCTGTGGATATCGCAGAAGGCGTAGACAAATGCGACCTTTGCAAAATGCATGTCCCTAACGATTACAATGCTACTGAAATCGTCTTAAAAGACGGAAAAGCACTGAAGTTCGATGATCTCGGCTGCATGAACAACTGGATGAAAGAGAATGGAACCGATAACGTGGCTGTACAATTTGTCCGCGATTACTACACAGCAGAATGGACAAAAGCAGAGAAAGCTACCTACGCTTACGACAAAGACTTCAAAACGCCAATGACATATGGCATCTACTCTTTCAAAGAGAAGTCTGCTGCAGACAGCTTCGTTCAGGAACAAAAGAAAGGTATTGTCATGAGTGCGGATGAGTTGAAAAATCATAGCTGGGAAAATAGCATGAGCAAGCACATGAACAAAGACGGTCAGTCTTCCGAAGGTCAACATCATGGCGGTCACGAAAGCAAGCCAGCCGATCACGGCAGCAATAGTACTACCCCAACCACACATAACTAA
- a CDS encoding right-handed parallel beta-helix repeat-containing protein — MQAMIDQARPNDTVIIPYGLYKGPIRITKPIQLVANDPVKIINPTEEEATLTIESDNVSVQGIHIVDKRINSDVAALVIRGDQNFLENVIVETKGIGIQLRQADYNTLHNVQVIGKIKGDGSPTTSSGHNHGAQPEVKPKQTEKARRGNGIDVRESDHNRFIKNQVTNVEDGFYVENSDRNHLEQNLVTSSRYGYHFMGTSDTTVINNIGMENVTGSQLMESRKLTVTGNQFLKQQKNPGSQGILLITVQDTLIANNTIEGNRVGLYLEQSSGITVKNNLLSLNFIGMQFLSSSDNLLTDNQFVSNVIQAQAQDSQNNNLNKNYWDNLQGLDVNGDSRSDLPYEMNPFYLGLTDAVPAYQLFFQAPGFVFLEGLFTSGAGSAIKDASPLMQPSDTVLLESGETSSWGAGILGLILLVGSCSIIYIGVRKS; from the coding sequence TTGCAGGCGATGATTGATCAAGCACGCCCTAACGATACCGTTATCATCCCGTATGGTTTGTACAAAGGTCCGATCCGCATTACCAAGCCGATTCAATTGGTAGCCAATGATCCAGTGAAGATCATCAATCCGACCGAGGAAGAGGCAACACTCACGATTGAAAGCGACAATGTGAGCGTGCAAGGAATCCATATCGTGGACAAGCGAATCAACAGTGACGTAGCCGCTCTTGTCATCCGTGGGGATCAAAACTTCCTGGAAAATGTCATCGTTGAAACGAAAGGGATCGGTATTCAATTACGGCAAGCAGACTACAACACGCTGCATAACGTTCAAGTCATCGGAAAAATCAAAGGTGATGGCAGCCCAACGACCAGTTCTGGACATAATCACGGAGCACAGCCTGAAGTAAAGCCAAAGCAAACGGAAAAAGCGAGACGAGGAAACGGAATTGACGTGCGTGAATCGGATCATAACCGTTTCATTAAAAATCAGGTGACGAATGTCGAAGATGGCTTTTATGTCGAAAATAGCGATCGAAACCATTTGGAACAAAATCTGGTGACGAGCTCGCGGTACGGCTATCATTTCATGGGCACCTCTGATACGACGGTCATCAACAACATTGGAATGGAAAATGTGACAGGCTCCCAGCTTATGGAGTCGCGCAAATTGACGGTTACCGGGAATCAATTTTTGAAACAGCAAAAAAATCCTGGTTCGCAAGGAATTCTTCTTATTACCGTACAGGATACGCTGATTGCAAACAACACGATTGAGGGGAACCGCGTTGGACTGTATTTAGAGCAATCATCCGGTATTACGGTTAAAAACAATTTACTCAGTCTCAACTTTATCGGCATGCAGTTTTTGTCCTCTTCTGACAACTTATTAACCGATAATCAATTTGTCTCCAACGTCATCCAAGCGCAAGCCCAGGATAGTCAGAACAACAACTTAAACAAAAACTACTGGGACAATCTGCAAGGACTCGATGTGAACGGGGATTCTCGCAGTGATTTACCTTACGAGATGAATCCTTTTTACCTAGGTTTGACCGATGCGGTTCCTGCCTACCAGTTGTTTTTCCAAGCCCCTGGATTTGTATTTCTGGAAGGCTTGTTTACAAGTGGGGCCGGTTCAGCAATCAAGGACGCATCTCCTTTAATGCAACCCTCGGACACCGTGCTACTTGAATCCGGGGAAACGAGCAGTTGGGGTGCAGGCATTCTTGGACTTATCTTGTTAGTAGGAAGCTGTTCCATCATTTATATAGGAGTGAGAAAATCATGA
- a CDS encoding FMN-binding glutamate synthase family protein has protein sequence MVSTLLCVIIIILLLPPIVFFGYMYALSKQPKHSIIRSHPFLGWMRYLLEKLGPEFRQYWFESDTEGKPFSRSDFVGMVYAAKYRTDLISFGGKRDYEEPGFYLSNAMFPRLTSELRVDNEKVVPGKKYEITHEGLFTRREKLIEELEVKPWMLHDEDVIVVGENRRQPWRLKGMFGASATSFGAVGENYIMSAGYGARMAGGSWINTGEGGVAEVHLSTGVDIISQIGPGMFGFRDDKGKFSIEEFKKKASIPNIKAFELKFHQGAKIRGGHLEGAKVTEKVAAARLVPVGQTVNSPNRFEFLSNPDEALRFIGSLQEAGGKPVGVKIVVGDPKRLEHFFEKMLELSIYPDFITVDGSEGGSGAMFKAMADGMGLPLFAALIILDDTMRKFGVRDRIRIFASGKLVTPDKVAIAMALGADCVNSARGFMIATGCIMAMQCHTGKCPTGVTTTDSKYQEALVPAEKQWRVMNYILQLREGLFSLAAACGLESPTELRREHVVFTNESGETVRVVDLFPYPVASR, from the coding sequence GTGGTATCTACTTTGTTATGCGTCATTATCATCATCCTTCTTCTGCCACCCATTGTATTTTTTGGTTATATGTACGCCTTGTCTAAACAGCCGAAGCACTCCATTATTCGTTCCCATCCTTTTTTGGGGTGGATGCGTTATTTGCTGGAAAAGCTCGGGCCTGAGTTTCGCCAGTATTGGTTTGAATCGGATACAGAAGGGAAGCCGTTCTCCCGTTCTGACTTTGTCGGAATGGTTTATGCGGCCAAGTACAGGACCGACCTGATCTCGTTTGGTGGAAAACGCGATTACGAGGAGCCCGGCTTTTATTTGTCCAATGCGATGTTCCCGAGGCTGACGAGTGAGCTGCGGGTAGATAATGAAAAAGTCGTCCCTGGAAAAAAGTATGAGATTACCCATGAGGGACTGTTTACAAGAAGAGAAAAGTTAATCGAGGAACTAGAGGTTAAGCCGTGGATGCTACATGACGAGGATGTCATTGTCGTGGGCGAAAACAGAAGGCAGCCCTGGCGGCTAAAAGGGATGTTCGGTGCTTCAGCTACCTCCTTTGGAGCAGTGGGAGAAAACTATATCATGTCCGCTGGGTATGGGGCACGTATGGCAGGCGGCTCTTGGATCAATACAGGTGAGGGTGGCGTTGCAGAAGTTCACCTCTCTACAGGTGTAGATATTATTTCGCAAATCGGGCCGGGGATGTTTGGTTTCCGTGATGACAAGGGCAAGTTTTCCATCGAAGAATTCAAGAAAAAGGCAAGCATCCCGAACATCAAAGCGTTCGAACTGAAATTTCATCAAGGGGCCAAAATACGCGGAGGGCATCTCGAGGGCGCCAAGGTCACGGAAAAAGTCGCAGCAGCAAGGCTGGTACCTGTGGGACAAACAGTCAATTCACCGAACCGCTTCGAGTTCCTCAGCAATCCGGATGAAGCCTTGCGTTTCATCGGTAGTTTGCAGGAGGCGGGAGGCAAGCCGGTCGGAGTAAAAATCGTCGTCGGCGATCCAAAGCGCTTGGAGCATTTTTTTGAGAAAATGCTGGAGCTGTCCATTTACCCGGATTTCATTACGGTTGACGGCTCTGAGGGCGGTTCAGGCGCAATGTTCAAGGCAATGGCAGATGGCATGGGCTTGCCGCTGTTCGCCGCGCTCATCATTCTCGATGATACGATGCGGAAATTCGGTGTCCGGGACCGCATCAGGATTTTTGCTTCCGGCAAGCTCGTTACTCCTGACAAAGTAGCGATCGCCATGGCATTGGGAGCGGATTGCGTCAACTCCGCGCGAGGCTTCATGATTGCAACTGGCTGCATCATGGCGATGCAATGCCATACAGGCAAATGTCCGACAGGAGTCACTACGACGGATTCCAAATACCAGGAGGCGCTGGTTCCAGCAGAAAAGCAGTGGCGTGTCATGAACTATATTTTGCAGTTGAGGGAAGGCTTGTTCTCGCTGGCGGCAGCATGTGGTTTGGAGAGCCCGACCGAGCTTCGGAGAGAGCATGTTGTGTTTACCAACGAAAGCGGGGAGACTGTGCGTGTGGTTGACTTGTTTCCGTACCCGGTCGCGTCTAGATAA
- a CDS encoding peroxiredoxin, which produces MTARIGLPAPDFTMDTVTFDNGFPLPKSLVDYRGKWLLLFFYPFDFSKVCPTEILSLNRRIKEFTDLNVEVLGISGDSIHTHKAWMRASEGIGPLSFPLASDYSKEATMAYGVLDEATKAPLRGSFIIDPEGILQYAVISNSKVGRSVDETLRVIEALQSGGLCPMDWKPGQNTIS; this is translated from the coding sequence ATGACAGCACGTATTGGACTTCCTGCACCTGATTTTACGATGGACACCGTGACATTTGACAACGGATTTCCCCTGCCAAAGAGCTTGGTAGACTATCGTGGAAAATGGCTTCTTTTGTTCTTTTATCCGTTTGACTTTTCGAAAGTATGCCCGACCGAAATTCTCAGCCTCAATCGCCGGATCAAGGAGTTCACGGATTTAAATGTCGAGGTGCTTGGCATTAGCGGCGACAGCATACATACACACAAAGCATGGATGAGAGCAAGTGAAGGCATCGGTCCACTCTCCTTCCCTCTCGCTTCTGACTACAGCAAAGAAGCGACCATGGCATACGGTGTGCTGGACGAAGCAACCAAAGCTCCGCTGCGCGGCAGCTTCATCATCGATCCAGAAGGCATCCTGCAATACGCAGTCATCTCCAACTCCAAGGTTGGCAGAAGCGTAGATGAAACGCTCCGTGTGATCGAAGCTCTACAATCAGGCGGACTGTGCCCAATGGACTGGAAGCCGGGACAAAACACGATCTCCTAG